The proteins below are encoded in one region of Flavobacteriales bacterium:
- a CDS encoding flippase-like domain-containing protein gives MNKLVSISVFAIAAALFFAVAAFTFKDVELSLLMQHASIPQVLQLFGVGLLFHISFGLIMWVGFKLHYHLILKRSEILVLPLMMHLFLYLMPVKGGMLFQVFYSKHKYGLDLSKGFSLGMMVFLNSLILTIILGLALIYLIPVDSTELKIAIWGMGLALTGFIVGINFLPSTGKSGSGFATRLVNFLINVRVQLGEQIKNGKLFIGLATTTLISTLIQAFWFWKTAQVIDIQSSFPAVLLVVLVLRIILLIRFLPGNLGVQEVMIGVVFAAAGFQLEDGLLIGVITRLISVFWSATIGLPALYSNLHYFGSPSLSGLIDRIKRE, from the coding sequence TTGAACAAACTAGTTTCCATATCGGTCTTCGCCATAGCAGCTGCGCTATTCTTTGCAGTTGCAGCATTCACGTTTAAGGATGTTGAACTCAGTTTGCTGATGCAACATGCTTCAATACCACAGGTTCTACAATTGTTCGGAGTTGGTTTGCTATTTCACATCTCGTTCGGGCTGATCATGTGGGTTGGGTTTAAACTGCATTATCACCTCATATTGAAACGAAGTGAAATCCTTGTACTACCACTGATGATGCACCTTTTCTTGTACTTGATGCCCGTGAAAGGTGGAATGCTTTTTCAGGTATTCTATTCAAAGCACAAGTATGGTCTAGACCTGAGCAAAGGTTTTTCTTTAGGCATGATGGTTTTCTTGAACAGCCTTATACTGACCATCATTCTGGGTCTCGCGCTTATCTACCTCATTCCAGTCGATTCGACCGAACTGAAAATTGCCATTTGGGGCATGGGTTTAGCGTTAACCGGGTTTATCGTTGGAATCAATTTTCTACCATCTACAGGTAAATCAGGAAGTGGATTTGCAACACGTCTCGTCAATTTTCTTATCAATGTTCGCGTTCAATTGGGAGAACAGATCAAAAACGGAAAATTGTTTATCGGACTTGCGACCACAACATTGATCTCGACATTGATTCAAGCATTCTGGTTCTGGAAAACGGCTCAAGTCATTGACATACAGAGTTCATTTCCCGCTGTTCTACTTGTCGTGCTCGTTCTGCGCATCATTCTTCTGATACGATTTCTACCAGGAAACCTTGGAGTCCAAGAAGTGATGATCGGTGTTGTATTCGCTGCGGCAGGATTTCAATTGGAAGATGGACTTCTGATAGGCGTAATCACTCGATTGATCTCCGTTTTTTGGTCGGCCACAATTGGACTGCCGGCACTATATTCGAATCTTCATTATTTCGGCTCGCCAAGTTTGAGTGGGCTTATTGATAGAATCAAGAGAGAGTGA
- a CDS encoding tetratricopeptide repeat protein, with the protein MNPNSKTFAAAAAFLLIGLTAVYWNHFDNGYHFDDSHTIVNNGYIRDIANLPLFFQDARTTSTLPTNQTYRPMVTALNTIDCWIGGSIDPKTFHWHIFIEFLLLLGMFYLLLLKIFEKADGQKHRLVALLGTAFFAFHAATAETINYIIARSDEFSTLMVVIGILIHVSNSGWKKKLGLLPFVFGCLTKPTTLMLAPILFIYDLLLESPSILIKEEKGKWLPKLVMAFKNTWLYFGSGLAMYFFTQSMASDTWVRSTTASPWDYLNTQFYVIALYLKTFLLPTQLSADPGLELIQQPFAPKVICGLFVILLLLAVAYRTSRKRTMLPISFGILWFFVALIPSSSVVPLADVMNHHRTFFPYLGLVVALSWSGYLLYQKLSGVIPSTLLRTVFTTVTIIVLAGNAYATYQRNEVWDSEESLWKDVAEKNPNKGRGLMAYGMQLLGKGERQAALENLLKAQKTSFGNHPYLISNLGRCYASLGNNELAKQHFELALTAGDNFPECHYHFGIWLAAQGDLLGAKKQFEELLRISPSHQDARMFVQQIEQELAKRAAQNASSVSAEKYLALSLQYYRMNQFEDCIAMCEKAISLRPDYADAYNNMCSAYNRLKQFEKAAESCEKALAIKPDFELAKNNLNWSKQQLTQ; encoded by the coding sequence ATGAACCCGAATTCAAAGACATTTGCAGCAGCAGCCGCTTTTCTCCTAATCGGGCTTACCGCAGTTTATTGGAATCATTTCGACAACGGTTATCATTTCGATGATAGCCATACGATAGTCAACAACGGTTATATCCGCGACATCGCGAATCTACCTTTGTTTTTTCAGGATGCACGAACGACAAGCACCCTGCCCACGAACCAGACCTACCGACCGATGGTCACTGCACTCAACACCATCGATTGTTGGATCGGTGGTTCCATCGACCCCAAGACATTCCATTGGCACATTTTCATCGAATTCCTGTTGCTGCTTGGGATGTTCTATCTTCTCCTACTCAAAATCTTTGAAAAGGCAGATGGACAAAAACACAGGCTGGTTGCATTGCTGGGAACGGCCTTTTTCGCATTTCATGCCGCCACAGCAGAAACCATCAATTACATCATTGCACGGTCTGATGAATTCTCCACGCTGATGGTGGTAATCGGAATACTGATCCATGTATCAAACAGCGGTTGGAAGAAGAAGCTGGGGTTGCTCCCGTTCGTCTTCGGATGCCTCACAAAGCCGACCACGCTGATGCTCGCTCCAATCCTTTTCATCTACGATCTTCTGCTGGAATCACCTTCAATTTTGATCAAAGAAGAAAAAGGAAAATGGCTGCCCAAACTTGTAATGGCCTTCAAGAACACGTGGCTCTATTTCGGATCTGGTCTGGCCATGTATTTTTTCACGCAGTCGATGGCTTCGGATACGTGGGTCCGCAGCACCACGGCCTCGCCATGGGATTATCTGAACACCCAATTCTATGTGATTGCGCTGTACCTGAAGACTTTCCTTCTCCCAACTCAGCTTTCAGCGGATCCTGGACTTGAGCTTATCCAACAGCCTTTTGCTCCGAAAGTGATTTGCGGTCTGTTTGTGATTCTGTTGTTGTTGGCCGTGGCCTATCGAACTTCTAGGAAACGTACCATGCTGCCCATTTCATTCGGGATTCTGTGGTTTTTCGTGGCGCTTATTCCAAGTTCGAGTGTGGTGCCTTTGGCAGATGTAATGAACCATCACCGCACGTTCTTTCCTTATCTGGGTCTGGTTGTCGCTTTGAGTTGGAGTGGTTACCTGCTTTATCAGAAACTGAGCGGGGTAATTCCTTCAACTCTTCTCAGAACGGTGTTCACAACAGTAACTATCATTGTTTTGGCTGGAAATGCGTACGCAACATACCAGCGCAACGAGGTATGGGACAGTGAAGAATCGCTTTGGAAAGATGTAGCCGAGAAAAACCCAAACAAAGGCCGTGGACTGATGGCCTATGGAATGCAGTTGCTTGGGAAAGGGGAACGGCAAGCAGCCTTGGAAAATCTACTCAAGGCTCAGAAAACATCTTTCGGAAACCATCCGTATCTCATTTCAAATTTGGGCAGATGCTACGCTTCGCTGGGGAATAATGAACTCGCCAAACAGCATTTTGAACTTGCTTTGACCGCTGGAGATAACTTCCCCGAATGTCATTACCATTTTGGGATCTGGTTGGCTGCGCAAGGCGATCTTCTGGGAGCGAAAAAGCAATTTGAAGAACTATTAAGGATAAGTCCATCACACCAAGATGCGCGAATGTTTGTGCAACAGATTGAACAAGAATTGGCTAAACGCGCGGCACAAAATGCTTCTTCCGTTTCGGCAGAAAAATACCTTGCCTTAAGTTTGCAGTATTATCGAATGAACCAGTTTGAAGATTGCATTGCCATGTGTGAGAAGGCCATTTCATTACGACCAGATTATGCGGACGCTTACAATAATATGTGTTCGGCATACAACAGATTGAAACAATTTGAGAAGGCTGCGGAATCCTGCGAAAAGGCATTGGCCATCAAACCAGATTTTGAACTGGCAAAGAATAATTTGAACTGGAGCAAACAGCAGTTGACGCAATGA